In Thermothelomyces thermophilus ATCC 42464 chromosome 4, complete sequence, a single genomic region encodes these proteins:
- a CDS encoding glycoside hydrolase family 81 protein (CAZy_ID 268046): MGRPWEVVFTLLIALQGVLSLPTRVITSPGRSDNTAWIVASEKHPAGGVIPPILETETAKRVTPVSNLTTSVPKPTPLLVTASAVASLHLSLPTGAVNMPGQDIFADPISTDAPPATFGKKGDHPVPRLGVRGNGPFETNKFYGSLQLGTQTSPVFLHPYSVVWARGEGSSKSWGLAISHVEASQRVYGETNQSTGAAEYFLNPVGIHSVCLSAKELGNDTALTTEELTDFSVRVGLRPSAEAPPAVQFPLVQGLGFITAIYDGATPVLQTGERFKAVTRASADPKDGVVKYKLELESGTIWLAYAHHTEGDPLDLESTDTGLAQAKGPFRGFIQVAKDPGDGEKVYDQAAGAYATGVQLSGSVDGARGTYTFSFKKAGIEGTTLVMFALPHHVGSFDDATKAKVTDLKLQTTTKGVGAAVVADSWTMVEDNLPTNIGFLPWSPEAGSAANISDGTKQAIHGVAQAEVSQDIKQLSDVDSMYFAGKALAKYATLVLAIREMLGDQAMAQTGLNQLKEAFARVAQNQQKHPLVYESKLPCRRPEMSLPRIPRGSVRATDAAKNKQGAWGGVVSSATYDTGDTGLDFGNTLYNDHHFHWGYFIYTAAVIGHLDPSWAEENKAYVNTLVRDIANPSSNDQYFPLWRSFDWYHGHSWAHGLFDALDGKDQESSSEDTMHTYALKLWGSVIGDTNLEARGNLMLAVQSRSLRSYYLYTSDNTIQDPKFIGNKVAGILFENKVHHTTYFGNNTEYIQGIHMLPLLPQTPYVRTPAFVREEWETYFSNGRADAIAGGWRGVLLGNYATVDPKAAYDFFARSDFDSSWLDDGATRTWYMCYAAALGKL; the protein is encoded by the exons ATGGGCCGGCCATGGGAAGTGGTGTTTACGCTGCTAATCGCTCTGCAGGGCGTCCTCTCTCTCCCCACCCGGGTCATCACAAGCCCAGGCCGATCTGACAACACGGCCTGGATCGTTGCCAGCGAAAAACACCCAGCCGGCGGTGTTATCCCACCCATCCTTGAGACCGAGACCGCCAAACGCGTCACCCCGGTGTCGAATTTGACTACTTCAGTCCCAAAGCCGACTCCTTTGCTCGTCACAGCTTCCGCTGTTGCGAGTCTGCACTTGTCGTTGCCCACCGGCGCCGTCAATATGCCCGGCCAAGACATCTTCGCCGATCCCATTTCCACGGATGCGCCACCTGCCACATTCGGCAAAAAGGGGGATCATCCCGTGCCGAGACTGGGCGTTCGGGGCAACGGCCCATTCGAGACCAACAAGTTCTATGGCAGCCTGCAACTCGGAACCCAGACCTCCCCGGTCTTCCTCCACCCGTACTCGGTCGTCTGGGCTCGAGGCGAGGGTTCTTCCAAGAGCTGGGGACTGGCAATCTCGCATGTTGAGGCCAGCCAGAGAGTCTACGGCGAGACCAACCAGTCGACGGGAGCTGCGGAATACTTCCTCAACCCCGTGGGGATCCATTCCGTCTGCCTCTCGGCGAAGGAGCTGGGGAATGACACCGCCCTCACCACCGAGGAGCTGACCGACTTCTCCGTCCGGGTCGGCCTGCGCCCGAGCGCCGAGGCGCCGCCCGCGGTGCAGTTCCCCTTGGTCCAGGGGCTCGGCTTCATCACGGCCATCTACGATGGCGCAACCCCCGTGCTCCAGACGGGCGAACGCTTCAAGGCGGTGACGCGGGCATCCGCGGACCCCAAGGACGGGGTCGTTAAGTACAAGCTCGAGCTCGAGTCCGGAACCATCTGGCTGGCGTATGCGCACCACACCGAGGGCGACCCGCTGGATCTGGAGTCGACCGACACCGGGCTCGCTCAGGCAAAGGGGCCGTTTCGCGGCTTCATCCAGGTGGCTAAGGACCCGGGAGACGGCGAGAAGGTGTATGACCAGGCCGCCGGTGCCTACGCCACCGGCGTCCAGCTCTCCGGGTCCGTCGACGGCGCAAGGGGGACATATACCTTCTCGTTCAAGAAGGCCGGCATCGAAGGGACCACGCTCGTCATGTTCGCGCTGCCTCATCACGTAGGCTCCTTCGATGACGCCACCAAGGCTAAAGTGACGGACCTGAAGCTGCAGACCACGACTAAGGGGGTGGGAGCCGCCGTCGTGGCCGACTCCTGGACCATGGTCGAGGACAACCTGCCGACAAACATCGGATTCCTGCCGTGGTCTCCCGAGGCCGGGAGCGCCGCCAACATCTCGGATGGCACTAAGCAGGCCATTCACGGCGTCGCGCAGGCCGAGGTCTCGCAGGATATCAAGCAGCTGTCTGACGTAGACTCGATGTACTTCGCCGGAAAG GCGCTGGCCAAGTATGCCACCCTCGTCCTGGCAATCCGGGAGATGCTGGGGGATCAGGCCATGGCCCAGACCGGGTTGAACCAGCTGAAAGAGGCATTCGCCCGCGTTGCGCAGAATCAGCAAAAGCACCCGCTGGTATATGAGAGTAAGTTGCCCTGTCGCCGGCCAGAAATGTCGCTTCCGAGAATTCCGAGGGGCTCCGTTAGAGCGACTGACGCCGCCAAAAACAAACAAGGTGCCTGGGGAGGCGTCGTTTCGTCCGCCACGTACGACACGGGCGACACCGGGCTCGACTTTGGCAACACGCTCTACAACGACCACCACTTCCACTGGGGCTACTTCATCTACACGGCAGCCGTGATCGGACATCTCGACCCGTCGTGGGCGGAGGAAAACAAGGCCTACGTCAACACGCTCGTCCGCGACATCGCCAACCCCAGCTCAAACGACCAGTACTTCCCCCTCTGGCGGTCCTTTGACTGGTACCACGGCCACAGCTGGGCTCACGGGCTCTTCGACGCGCTCGACGGCAAAGACCAAGAGTCCAGCTCAGAAGACACCATGCACACCTACGCCCTGAAGCTGTGGGGGTCTGTGATTGGTGACACGAACCTGGAAGCCCG CGGCAACCTCATGCTCGCGGTCCAGAGCCGCTCTCTCCGGTCCTACTACCTCTACACCTCGGACAACACGATCCAGGACCCCAAGTTTATCGGAAACAAGGTGGCCGGCATCCTGTTCGAGAACAAGGTCCACCACACGACCTACTTCGGCAACAACACCGAGTACATCCAGGGCATCCAcatgctgccgctgctgccgcagACCCCCTACGTGCGCACCCCAGCCTTTGTCCGCGAGGAGTGGGAGACCTACTTCAGCAACGGCCGCGCCGACGCCATCGCGGGCGGCTGGAGGGGCGTGCTGCTGGGCAACTACGCCACCGTCGACCCAAAGGCTGCCTACGACTTCTTCGCCAGGTCCGACTTTGACAGCTCCTGGCTGGACGACGGCGCCACCCGGACCTGGTATATGTGCTATGCTGCCG CGTTGGGCAAGCTGTGA